One Ferribacterium limneticum genomic window, GGCATGAGTTTTCTGAACCGCATGGAAATGCAGCGCGATGGCAGTACCATGACACTGAAAAAAAGATTCTAGGAGAGAGAAATGCCGCAACGTGATCAGGAAATAGCGCTATTGCGCGATGAGTTGGAGATGCTGATGAGCGAACGGCAGGCGCTGCTGCGCGTGGCCGGTGCAGCAGCCGTGATGATCGCCAGCATGGACAGCAAACGTTTGCCGGTCGGCGCCATCGAGTCGGCCGATCTGGTGGCAACCACCATCAACGACCTTTCCGAAGAAACGCTTCAGGATGCGCTGGCTGCGGTCAACGCTGAAATCGAGGAAGACTCCAAGGCCGCATGACGCTTGATCTGGAGCGCCTGCGCGCCAGCCTGTTAGCCGAGCCGCTGAGCGGACATTTCGTCCAGGAGGACGGTGTCGACGACCAACTACTGACCCCGGCGGCTGTGCTGTTTCCGATCGTTTTGCGTGAAGGTGGCCAAACAGTGCTGCTTACCCAGCGCACTGCCCATCTCCGCGATCATGCCGGGCAGATCAGTTTTCCCGGTGGGCGAGTCGAGGCTGAAGATCTTTCCCCGTCGCACACCGCCCTGCGAGAAACCGAGGAAGAAATCGGCCTGCCGCGCGAGCGTATCGAAATCCTTGGCTTTCTGCCCGAATACCGGACCGGTACGGGCTTTCGCGTGACCCCCGTTGTCGCCCTGGTTCAGCCGCCGTTCGAGTTGCAGCCCGACCCCTTCGAGGTAGCCGAGGTCTTTGAAGTGCCGCTCGCCTTCTTGCTCGATCCGGCCAATCATCAACAGCATTCGCTGCATTATCGCGGCGCGCTGCGCAATTACTTCGCCATGCCCTACGGAGACTATTTCATCTGGGGCGCCACGGCCGGCATGATCCGTTCGCTGAGCGAGCGTCTTGGCCTTCTCCAAGGGACTTGAGCTTGTGGTATCGTGACACTTTACTCAATGAAAATAAGCCGGATACGGCAATCATCGGCACCCCATGAGTCTTCTCTCGCTCATTGCAGTTTTCCTCCTCGAGCAACTGCAACCTCTTGATTATCGCCGCATCGTCGCCGACCCTCTTGGCGCATGGGCTGATTTCATCGAATCCCGCTTCAATGCCGGCGCCTATCGGCACGGCGTGCTGGCCTGGTGTCTGGCCGTCCTGTTGCCGGTGGCGCTGGTCGCCGTTGCTTATGGCCTGCTCTATTCGCTGAACCCGCTTTTCGGCTGGGCGCTCAACGTTGGCGTGCTCTACCTGACCATGGGCTTCCGCCAGTTCAGCCACCACTACACTGAAATTCAGCTGGCCCTGCGTCTCGGCGACCTTGAGCGGGCACGCCAGCTGCTCGCCGAGTGGCAAGGTATTTCGACCTACGGCCTCGGCTCTGAAGATATCGCCCGGCTCTCGATCGAAGGCGCGCTCGCCGCCTCACATCGCCATGTCTTTGCTGTAGTGCTCTGGTTCGTCCTGCTGCCGGGGCCTTGCGGGGCCGTACTTTATCGCTTGTCAGCCATTGTTCGCGACCGCTGGAATGCCAAAAACATGGTTCAGCAATCTGATTTTTCCACATTCTCGCGGCTGGTTTTCGGTATGATCGACTGGTTGCCATCCAGGACTACGGCCGCGGCTTTCGCCATCGTCGGAGACTTCGAGGATGCGGTTTATTGCTGGCGTACCCAGCCGGCGCAATGGCCGGACCGCGATCTTGGCATCGTCCTGGCAGCAGGTGCCGGCGCATTGGGGGTTCAACTTGGCCGGCCGGTAGTGGATGGCGTTGAGGTGTCCGACCGGGCCGAACTCGGGCTGGGCGATCCGGCCGATGTGGATTTCATGCAGAGTGCCGTCGGCCTCGTCTGGCGAGCTACTGTGTTGTGGATGTTGTTGCTGTTTTTGTTAGGGCTTGCCACCTTGGTGGGCTGAATAATTCTTACAGGAGATTTACATGAGCAGAGATGTCGTCGTTCTAAGCGCAGTTCGTTCCCCTATCGGCGCGTTTGGTGGTGCCCTGGCTGACTTTGAAAGCACCGAACTTGCTGGCATCGTCATGAAGGAAGCTATTGCCCGCTCCAATGTCGATCCGCAAGCCATCAATTACGTCACCGTCGGCACCACGATGCCGACTGATTCCCGCTACGCTTACGTTTCCCGCGTTGCCTCCATTCAGGCTGGTCTGTCGATGGATTCCGTCGCCATGCAAGTGAGCCGCCTGTGCGCCTCCGGCCTGCAAGGCATCGTCACTACCGCCCAGAACATCATGCTGAACGATGCCGACTACGGTATCGGTGGTGGCGTTGAAGTCATGTCCAAGGCTGCTTATCTGATGCCGTCGCTGCGTTCCGGCGCCCGCATGGGTGACACCAAGGCCATCGACTCGATGGTTGCCGTGCTGACCGACCCGTTCGGCGTTGGTCACATGGGTATCACCGCTGAAAACCTGGCCACCAAGCATGGCTTTACCCGTGAAGACCAGGATGCGCTGGCTGTCGAATCGCAGCGTCGTGCTGCTGCTGCCATCGACGCCGGTTACTTCAAGTCGCAGATCGTGCCGATCGTCAAGCAAACCCGCAAGGGCGAGGTCGTGTTCGACACCGACGAGCACCTGAAGCGTGGCACTACCATGGAATCGCTGGCCAAGATGAAGCCGGCCTTCAAGAAGGACGGTACCGTTACCGCCGGTAACGCTTCCGGTATCAACGACGGTGCTGCCTTCTTCGTGCTGGCTGCGGCCGATGTTGCTGCCAAGGCTGGTCAAAAGGCCATAGCCCGTATCGCCGGTTACGCCGTTGCCGGCGTGCCGAACGACGTCATGGGCGAAGGCCCGATCCCGGCGACCAAGCTGGCCCTCAAGAAGGCTGGCCTGACCCTGGACCAGATGGATGTCATCGAATCCAACGAAGCGTTCGCCGCCCAGGCGCTGACCGTTTCCAAGGTACTCGGTCTCGATCCGGCCAAGACCAATCCGAACGGCGGTGCCATCGCCCTCGGCCACCCGGTCGGCTGTTCCGGTGCCTTCATTGCTACCAAGGCTCTCTACGAACTTGAGCGTATCGGCGGCAAATACGCACTGGTTACGATGTGTATCGGTGGCGGCCAAGGTATTGCGGTCATCTTCGAACGCGCCTGATCGCTGCGGCGTTTCAGTTGGACAGAAACCCACCGGAGCGATCCGGTGGGTTTTTTTATTTGCACCAGATTGAAATTGCCCCGCACTGTATTGGGGCATGACCTTGCGCCATGAAATTGTAATATGCTGATTTTGTGCGCTTTTGTTCCGTGGCATGGAACCTGCTGAATTAGCGTTGAGAGCATCCTCAGCGACGAGTCCAATATGAATTTCTACAACGAAATGATGGACGCCAACGGTGGCGTCCGAGCTCATTACCAGGGTTACGATTCATGGCTCAAGGCGACCCCGCCCGAGCGAATCGCCCGCAAGCGGGCCGAGGCCGATCTGGCCTTTCATCGGGTCGGCATCACCTTTGCCGTCTATGGCGAAGAAGCGGGCAAGGAGCGCCTGATTCCCTTCGACATCATTCCCCGCGTCATTCCATCGGCCGAATGGAAGTCACTGCGTTCCGGACTACGCCAGCGCGTCAAGGCGCTCAACATGTTCCTGCATGACGTCTATCACGATCAGGAAATTCTCAAGGCCGGCAAGATTCCGGCCGAGCAGGTGCTCAACAATGCCCAGTTCCGCCCGGAAATGATGGGCGTCGATCTGCCGGGCAACGTCTACGCGCACATTGCCGGGGTTGATATCGTTCGTGCCGGCGAGGGCGAGTTCTATGTGCTCGAAGACAACCTGCGTGTGCCCTCAGGTGTCTCGTACATGCTCGAAGACCGCAAGATGATGATGCGCCTCTTCCCGGAGCTGTTTGCCAAGCACAAGGTGGCACCGGTCCAGCACTACCCGGACATGCTGCTTGAAAAGCTGCGCGCCGTGGCACCGAAGGGCGTCTCGAATCCGACTGTCGTCGTGCTGACCCCGGGTGCCTATAACAGCGCCTATTTCGAACACACCTTCCTGGCCCAGCAGATGGGTGTGGAACTGGTCGAAGGCCGCGACCTCTTCGTCAAGGACGAGGTGGTCTACATGCGCACGACGCAAGGGCCGCAGCGCGTCGATGTCATCTACCGCCGCCTTGACGACGATTACATGGACCCGCTGGCTTTCCGCGCCGATTCATCGCTCGGCGTGCCGGGCATCTTGAAGGCCATCCAGGCCGGCAACGTCACGCTGTCCAATGCCATCGGCACCGGCGTTGCCGATGACAAGTCGATCTACCCGTATGTACCGGACATGATCCGTTTCTACCTCGGTGAGGAGCCGACGCTCAACAACGTGCCGACCTACATGTGCCGCAAGCCGGACGAACTCAAGTACGTGCTCGACAACCTGGCCAAACTGGTCGTCAAGGAAGTCCATGGGGCCGGCGGCTACGGCATGCTGGTCGGCCCGGCTTCGACCAAGGAACAGATCGAACACTTCCGCCAGTTGCTGATCGCCAAGCCGGACGGTTACATCGCCCAGCCGACGCTGGCCCTGTCGAATTGTCCGACTTTTGTCGAAGAAGGCATCGCGCCGCGTCACCTCGACCTGCGCCCCTTCGTACTGTCCTCGGGCAAGTGCGTGGACATGGTGCCGGGCGGTCTGACCCGCGTTGCGCTGACCAAGGGGTCGCTGGTCGTCAATTCGTCGCAGGGCGGCGGTACCAAAGATACCTGGGTTCTGGAGGATTAAGTCATGCTGAGTCG contains:
- a CDS encoding CoA pyrophosphatase, which produces MTLDLERLRASLLAEPLSGHFVQEDGVDDQLLTPAAVLFPIVLREGGQTVLLTQRTAHLRDHAGQISFPGGRVEAEDLSPSHTALRETEEEIGLPRERIEILGFLPEYRTGTGFRVTPVVALVQPPFELQPDPFEVAEVFEVPLAFLLDPANHQQHSLHYRGALRNYFAMPYGDYFIWGATAGMIRSLSERLGLLQGT
- a CDS encoding CobD/CbiB family protein — translated: MSLLSLIAVFLLEQLQPLDYRRIVADPLGAWADFIESRFNAGAYRHGVLAWCLAVLLPVALVAVAYGLLYSLNPLFGWALNVGVLYLTMGFRQFSHHYTEIQLALRLGDLERARQLLAEWQGISTYGLGSEDIARLSIEGALAASHRHVFAVVLWFVLLPGPCGAVLYRLSAIVRDRWNAKNMVQQSDFSTFSRLVFGMIDWLPSRTTAAAFAIVGDFEDAVYCWRTQPAQWPDRDLGIVLAAGAGALGVQLGRPVVDGVEVSDRAELGLGDPADVDFMQSAVGLVWRATVLWMLLLFLLGLATLVG
- a CDS encoding acetyl-CoA C-acyltransferase family protein — translated: MSRDVVVLSAVRSPIGAFGGALADFESTELAGIVMKEAIARSNVDPQAINYVTVGTTMPTDSRYAYVSRVASIQAGLSMDSVAMQVSRLCASGLQGIVTTAQNIMLNDADYGIGGGVEVMSKAAYLMPSLRSGARMGDTKAIDSMVAVLTDPFGVGHMGITAENLATKHGFTREDQDALAVESQRRAAAAIDAGYFKSQIVPIVKQTRKGEVVFDTDEHLKRGTTMESLAKMKPAFKKDGTVTAGNASGINDGAAFFVLAAADVAAKAGQKAIARIAGYAVAGVPNDVMGEGPIPATKLALKKAGLTLDQMDVIESNEAFAAQALTVSKVLGLDPAKTNPNGGAIALGHPVGCSGAFIATKALYELERIGGKYALVTMCIGGGQGIAVIFERA
- a CDS encoding circularly permuted type 2 ATP-grasp protein; its protein translation is MNFYNEMMDANGGVRAHYQGYDSWLKATPPERIARKRAEADLAFHRVGITFAVYGEEAGKERLIPFDIIPRVIPSAEWKSLRSGLRQRVKALNMFLHDVYHDQEILKAGKIPAEQVLNNAQFRPEMMGVDLPGNVYAHIAGVDIVRAGEGEFYVLEDNLRVPSGVSYMLEDRKMMMRLFPELFAKHKVAPVQHYPDMLLEKLRAVAPKGVSNPTVVVLTPGAYNSAYFEHTFLAQQMGVELVEGRDLFVKDEVVYMRTTQGPQRVDVIYRRLDDDYMDPLAFRADSSLGVPGILKAIQAGNVTLSNAIGTGVADDKSIYPYVPDMIRFYLGEEPTLNNVPTYMCRKPDELKYVLDNLAKLVVKEVHGAGGYGMLVGPASTKEQIEHFRQLLIAKPDGYIAQPTLALSNCPTFVEEGIAPRHLDLRPFVLSSGKCVDMVPGGLTRVALTKGSLVVNSSQGGGTKDTWVLED